Genomic DNA from Trichoderma asperellum chromosome 5, complete sequence:
tagcagcagcagtagtaaaaTTGAATAGTAATAGCGCAAAATCTCCTGCTCAGAATTACCCCCTCGCAAAATATTCATCACACATAATATCCATCGCTTTATCCACAATGCGCTTTTGCTTGCAGCTTCGTTCTCGCTTTCAACTCATACAGATCGATAGTTCGTTCTCGTTCTTCCGAATGGGGCTTAGCCGCTCCGGCCAAGCCTGCAGCTCAATGCGACTCCATGCAGCTCGCTTTCGCTCTGCTAGCAGTAGCGCCATCATAACACCATTTGCTGACTGAAGCGCGGTGCGTTCTAAAGAGGTGGTAAACTACGTATGAGCCTCGCTGTGATATCTGGTGGAAATCATGATGCGCTAATCTTCGCTTTCGCTTTGGATGCGAGAAGTCTCGAGATATTCGCGTGCCTCGGGCTTCGACGTCCGCACTGCCCGTGTAAGTGCCGGGCAAGATGAGTCTCGTCAGAAGTATATAAAGGCTGGACTCTTGATCCTGAGGGGACAAGAATATCATAGGAATCAATTCAAATACCCTACTCAAGTTACCAATTACACATCACCaacctcttctcctcttacTCATTCATTTCGAATAATCCCGTGTTGAACTCAGCACATATCTCTCATCCCCTCAGGCAACGAGAAcaaagagcaagagaaatacaaaaagaagcaatgtCTGCGCAAGGAAACCACATTCTAGCAATGCTTCAACTAAGCCCCGACTCAAGCTTCCACTTCGAAATCCTCCGCGCCATCTCCCTCGCGCCCTACCAAGGCGCCGACGTGAGCGAGGTCCTcaccgctgccgccaagaTTACGCCGGGCGACTTCGAAAGCTTCTACGCTGCTTTCAACGGCCTTGCTGCTCGCGTGCACGCACAGGCCGAAGGGATCGATGTGAACAAGTATCCCGTCTCTGCGAGGAACGCCTACTTCAGGGAGGCAACGTACCTCCGCAGCGCAGAATTCTACCTCCATGGCAACTGGGAGGACTCGCGCATAAACTCTGTCTGGGAGAAACACAGGGCCGCCTTCGACAAAGCCCTTGTCCTTCTCCCAGTGCCCGGCCAGAGGGTCACGCTCAAGGCCCAGGGGTTTGACGTGCCGGCCATCTTCTACGGCTGTGGACTTCCCGGTCGCCGCCCAGTCATTCTCATGTGCAGCGGCTATGACGGTTCTCAGGAGGAGCTTTATCACGTTGGCGCCGAGGCTGCGCTCACCAGGGGCATCAATGTGATTACTTTCGAAGGACCTGGCCAGCCCACCGTCCGCCGCGAGCAAAACGCCGGCTTCATCCACGACTGGGAGCGAGTCGTGTCCCCCGTGGTCGACTATGCGCTTGCAAGAGACGACATCGATCCCAACGCCATTGGCCTTTGGGGATACTCGCTGGGTGGATATCTCGCTGCTCGTGCTGCGGCCTTTGAGCCTCGCCTAGCTGCTGTCATGGCCGTCGACGGGGCCAGCGACTTCGGAGCCACAATTCACAGCAAGTTTCCTCCAGAGATGGCGGCTCTGTTCAAATCAGGCAATAAAGAAGCCGTTGACCAAGCCATGGCACAGACCTTGGCATCTCCAGGGGCGCCTACTCCTCTTCACTGGGGCGTGGAGCATGGCATGTGGGCGTTTAACACAAAGTCGCCGTTTGAATGGGCAACCAGGTGCCTCGACTTCAAACTCGGTGATGCCATCCACAATATTAAAATGCCATTTTTCGTGGCTGATGCAGAGAATGACGATTTAATGCCTGGGCAGGCAAAGGGCGTCGCGGAAGCCGTTGGAGAGGTGGCGACGTACCATTTATTCGCCACGGaagatggagctggagagcacTGTTCTATTGGAGCGGCTGTGCTTCAAAATCAAGTCATCTTCGACTGGTTCCAAGAGGTGGTGTCGAGAAATAAGGCGTAAAAGAACGAGCTAAGAGAATCAAGAGCATGTAGATAGACATTGTTTAAACAGAACTATATAAGATGAAATAGCGCAGCATATTTTGAGCGACAAATTTTAGACGCTTTGTTCCCATACATAAAACCTGATAGAAAAGCAATACACCCATCATAAAAATTGCCATCTGTGTGAGAGTAACGTCACCCCCAGATATCTCAAATGGCCCTATTGCATCCCAAACCATATTCAGCGAATAACCATCCGTACACACTTGTCATCATATGTGCCTcaacatacatatataggTTTAGAGGAACGCCCCAGCCAAAGGACAAGCAGATTCCCAAAGGCAGACGCCAAACAAACTCCAAAGTGTCTCGTCTTTCCATTACAATGAAGGCTTACCAATTCTTAAGCCGATCCCAGAAAGAGCCCGAGGAagcctttttctcctcttcagcgGGGAGAGGCGGCGCAGTGATGGTTGTGTTCCATTTCTCCTCACCACTGATGAACAGACGGTAGAGAAGCTTGCTATcgccctcgtcttcttctatAGTAAAGGCGCCAAACTTGGACATGCCAGAGTGATGATATCTATAGGCATTGTtaggcttcttctccagcgACATGAGTCATAATATGGCAAACTTACTGAATGAGAACATCCTCATTGTCCACTTGCTTATATGAAGGAATAGGGGAAGCAAACTGATTGAGCGGACTAGTAGAGAACTCGTAGACAGTAGCCTCCTCTGGCCAGTCAGATTCGGGTGGGGGCGGGAACTTGGTCGCCGCGAATTCGTGTCTATCACCAGACAGGACCACGACTCCGACTCCTCGAGCAGAAACGTCCCACATGGCTTCAAGAATCTTCTTTCGTTCGACCAAGAATCCGCCCCAGGTATCCTTCACATTCACAGGCCAGTTCTTGGTAAATGGAATAGATGATGCGACAAACTTCCACCTAACGCCCTGGGGTTCTGGGCGTTTGAGCCAAGCCAAAAAGTCAGCCAACTGGTCAGCACCAAGCATCGTCTTCTCCGCCTCATTAAACGGTAGCTTGTTGCTAGATCGGTAGCTGCGAGTGTCGAGCATAAAGAAGCTCACAGGACCCTGCACGAACTCAAACCAGGTAGCGCCAGGGCGGCGCTCACTCTTCGTGCCTGCAGCCACAGCGGGCGGAGGGTTGATCTGAGCTTGGTATATGTGCCAGGGGTCTACGGCATTTCTGTAAACACCAGTAGTGTTTGCATCCCAGTCCTTATTGATGTCAGTCTGATGCCAAAAAATCGCAGCACACAAGTGACAGCAACTTACATTTGCAATCTCATGATCGTCTAGGACATGGATCCAGCTCAAGTTTTGACCAACAGTGGCCCATTCCGGAGAGGCATAGACTTGACGATACTGCATGCGATACTCCTCAACCGATTTTCCAAAGCGCTCGGGAACATCCACGTAAATGAAATCGCCTAAGAACAGCATGAACTGAGCACCCAGTTCAGGCAGCCTCTTGGCGAGATTCCGTAGCCCCGGAATTGCCAGGGGGTGATCAAAGGGTGAGTAGGGGAAACGAGGTAAGATGCACGAAGTAGACAAAAACGTATATTTGCCTCCATTTTGAACCGGCATCTTGCCAGGCTTGGGTGCAGCCGTCAGTTCACCTGTGTGGTTGTTCGAGGTCCTCCATTCATacttttgctgctctgcaTAGCTCAGGAGTGGAATCGTAAGAGCGCCGGTGAAATCGGTCTCATTGGTGGTTGATTTTACGCTGCCAACAGACTGCCAAATGAGACCGTTGTAGTGTCGGATCTGGAAAGTGACGGGCATCTTGGTCTGGTCAGGTTCCCGAATAAGGAAATTGGCCTCATTATGAGAGACATATCCAATTCGCACAAAAGATAGGTCATCAGCTGGGTAATACCACCTGGCACGGTATAGAGCGTCGGCTGTAAGACCAACAAACACCAGGTTAATGAGAAAGCTCAACAGAGAACTGAAGGGTCGCTTCGAGCTAGGAGCACCATAAAAGATGATTTTCCATGCTGGAATATCTCTTCCGGCAAAAGAAATGGTCTCTTTCACATCAACCTCCTCGGCGACAatctcctcatcgtcatcgtcatcgactACAGTTTCTCTGATAGTGACATCAACTCGATCATCCACAACTTCAAGGTCAGGTGAGGAAAACCAGCTCGTTAAGAAGGATGGGATGTATATGGCGAACAGGGCGAAGATAATTGACGGCAGATGAGCCTAAGCATGGTTAGGCTGGCGTGTTTACTTACTTTCACGGTCACCTCACGAGCATCGGCATACTTACAGGAAACTATGCAGGGCGTCAGCTTCGGGTCAAATATTGCATGCATCCAGGCACAAATCAGAGGCATCACATACAGCACGGAAAAAGGCAATGGCTCCTATCCTTATTGCGACCGAAGACGCATTGGCGACAGCTCTTTGGATGGCCATCTTGAGCACGACGCCGGCTCAGCTCCCCGCAATGTCAGACGGGTCACTAAGAGGAGCAGGCCACTCTTAAGCAGCAATCAGAGAGGGGTTGAGGAGATGCGAATCGGAGCAACGAAGCAGGGGAAAAGGCAGGATGTATTCCCATTACCTCATGACGATGGAAATTTTGAAGGAGTAGAAATCAGCTGAAGAGCGAGATGTAGAATCGACGTCACCAATTGGGTGAGAATAACAAACCAAGTGTGGGTGCACGCCAATGATATAGCGGTGTCTCAGCCTGTGGCTAAGAGTGGTGCCGCCAATTTCCAAAACGCTGCTAAGGCGCAGTACCCGTTATTGCAGGCGATCCTACGCTGCGGCACCAACACCATAGACCATAGGTACCTGTAGGCATCAATGCAGCGCCTCTAGTGCGGGTGCGCGAGGATCAGGGGTCGGCGGTGCAAAATTCCGCTCCGAAAGATGCGTCTCAGTGCGGTGATTGCCCCCTGGCAGCTGTGGCTGGAGTGGCTGGTGCGTGGGACAGCTGCGGTGTTGGTGTAGAGTAGGCTTGCGCCAATGTGTCCCATTCAAGCCTCCCTGACAAGCAACTCGACAACGTCGACCAGCAACACGACACGATGAGATTCCCGACGCTGATAGCCGGCCTGATGGCCATTATGGCCACAAACGTTGCTGCTACGGCATTGACCTACAAGCTGTCCGCCAACGAAAAGGCTTGCTTCTACGCGACCACGAAGAACGAGAACGAGAAGGTCGCCTTCTATTTTGCTGTTAGTTGGCGCCAATCCCGCTGCGTTGCAATTGCTGCACTGTCATCGATGCAAACCATGTTCGACGCAAATATTCTGACCGTAGTGGGCGATATAGGTTCAATCGGGTGGTTCGTTTGATGTCGACTACCTCGTCGAGGGTCCCGGTGGAAAGGTCATCCTGCAAGGCGAAAAAGAGCGGCAGGGCGACTTCGTCTTCACTGCGCAGCTGATTGGAGACTACTCGTTCTGCTTCGACAACGAGATGAGCACATTTTCCGAGAAATTCGTCGACTTCGAGATTGCTgttagtagtagcagcgaCATACTTTACGAAGATGGCACCCGAGCTAATCATCCTTCCCCTCCTAGGTCGAAAACGAGTCCCGAACCGCCCAGCTGCCCTCCAAACAGGGCTCATCACCAGAGCAGACTTCCGTCTTGGAGGAGTCCATCTTCAAGATCTCCGGCCAGCTTTCCACTATTTCCCGAAAccaaaaatactttagaacACGTGAGAACCGCAACTTCAGCACTGTCACGAGCACGGAGAAGCGCATTGTCAACTTTAGCATGATCCAGATTGCTCTTATTGTCTGTATGGGTGCGCTGCAGGTGTTTGTTGTCagattcttcttccagggTGCTCGCAAGGGTTACGTTTAAGCAAACTGCCAAAAtgtgttttttctttacgTCTACATCTATCTTTATGGAAAGATAGACCAAGCAATAGGCTGCTGGTTGACACGGGGTGGGATGCTGCATGCTGGCGTTTCTATGCGCAGGGATGGGTGCTTAGGTAGGCCAGCGTGGCCAAAAAAGATCACGACAATAAGCGTGTTTTGTAGACCGAGAATGGCCGATGAAGGGCGTCATTGGATTCTCATGAAATACTAATGAAAATAAGGAGACGCCATTTTTAAAACAGAAAATAATTATACACATCCTAATAAATACGAGTATCTATTTGGTGATTGCTTGCTGTACCTAGTCGACGACATATCAATGTAGCACCTATTGCCATGGTGGGGGGGATCGTTATTCCGAGAGTGTATCCAGCTTTCAGCTTAAGCCACATTACAAGGATCCACCGCTTTTGCTTGATGCTAGCCCAGCCACATCTGCACCGCCATACTGTGGAATTTCTTGACCCAAACCCATCGCAACTCGCAGCCAGTCTTTCAACATCACCTCACGCGACGGCAAATATGGCGTCCATGGCCGCATCGCTACAAGCGTCGCTCCCCAAGCCGAAATACACcggggaagatgaagaggcgcCATCCCGGACTCAGCAGCGTGGCCCTCGGATCGTCGGGCCTGGCCAGCTTGACGAGACGCAAATCGTCCTG
This window encodes:
- a CDS encoding uncharacterized protein (EggNog:ENOG41) encodes the protein MSAQGNHILAMLQLSPDSSFHFEILRAISLAPYQGADVSEVLTAAAKITPGDFESFYAAFNGLAARVHAQAEGIDVNKYPVSARNAYFREATYLRSAEFYLHGNWEDSRINSVWEKHRAAFDKALVLLPVPGQRVTLKAQGFDVPAIFYGCGLPGRRPVILMCSGYDGSQEELYHVGAEAALTRGINVITFEGPGQPTVRREQNAGFIHDWERVVSPVVDYALARDDIDPNAIGLWGYSLGGYLAARAAAFEPRLAAVMAVDGASDFGATIHSKFPPEMAALFKSGNKEAVDQAMAQTLASPGAPTPLHWGVEHGMWAFNTKSPFEWATRCLDFKLGDAIHNIKMPFFVADAENDDLMPGQAKGVAEAVGEVATYHLFATEDGAGEHCSIGAAVLQNQVIFDWFQEVVSRNKA
- a CDS encoding uncharacterized protein (TransMembrane:3 (o6-26i33-51o114-135i)); this encodes MAIQRAVANASSVAIRIGAIAFFRAFPAHLPSIIFALFAIYIPSFLTSWFSSPDLEVVDDRVDVTIRETVVDDDDDEEIVAEEVDVKETISFAGRDIPAWKIIFYGAPSSKRPFSSLLSFLINLVFVGLTADALYRARWYYPADDLSFVRIGYVSHNEANFLIREPDQTKMPVTFQIRHYNGLIWQSVGSVKSTTNETDFTGALTIPLLSYAEQQKYEWRTSNNHTGELTAAPKPGKMPVQNGGKYTFLSTSCILPRFPYSPFDHPLAIPGLRNLAKRLPELGAQFMLFLGDFIYVDVPERFGKSVEEYRMQYRQVYASPEWATVGQNLSWIHVLDDHEIANDWDANTTGVYRNAVDPWHIYQAQINPPPAVAAGTKSERRPGATWFEFVQGPVSFFMLDTRSYRSSNKLPFNEAEKTMLGADQLADFLAWLKRPEPQGVRWKFVASSIPFTKNWPVNVKDTWGGFLVERKKILEAMWDVSARGVGVVVLSGDRHEFAATKFPPPPESDWPEEATVYEFSTSPLNQFASPIPSYKQVDNEDVLIQYHHSGMSKFGAFTIEEDEGDSKLLYRLFISGEEKWNTTITAPPLPAEEEKKASSGSFWDRLKNW
- a CDS encoding uncharacterized protein (TransMembrane:1 (n5-15c20/21o182-203i)~SECRETED:SignalP(1-20)), translating into MRFPTLIAGLMAIMATNVAATALTYKLSANEKACFYATTKNENEKVAFYFAVQSGGSFDVDYLVEGPGGKVILQGEKERQGDFVFTAQLIGDYSFCFDNEMSTFSEKFVDFEIAVENESRTAQLPSKQGSSPEQTSVLEESIFKISGQLSTISRNQKYFRTRENRNFSTVTSTEKRIVNFSMIQIALIVCMGALQVFVVRFFFQGARKGYV